One stretch of Nicotiana tabacum cultivar K326 chromosome 18, ASM71507v2, whole genome shotgun sequence DNA includes these proteins:
- the LOC107795359 gene encoding ABC transporter F family member 1, protein MVSDAAKKRDAQKKAAAAARRGGKGAAASSKTVATASKAAPETNGVDNLTNGVGDLHISDRNCTGVLCSHPLSRDIRIQSLSVTFHGHDLIVDSELELNYGRRYGLLGLNGCGKSTLLTAIGLRELPIPEHMDIFHLSREIDASDMSALEAVINCDEERLKLEKEAEALAGQDDGGGEQLERIYERLEAMDAATAEKRAAEILFGLGFDKKMQGKKTCDFSGGWRMRISLARALFMNPTILLLDEPTNHLDLEACVWLEESLKNFERILVVISHSQDFLNGVCTNIIHMQNKKLKLYTGNYDQYVQTRSELEENQMKQYKWEQEQIASMKEYIARFGHGSAKLARQAQSKEKTLAKMERGGLTEKVGRDSVLVFRFTDVGKLPPPVLQFSEVAFGYTPENLIYKNLDFGVDLDSRIALVGPNGAGKSTLLKLMIGDLFPTDGMVKRHNHLKIAQYHQHLAEKLDMDMSALQYMMREYPGNEEEKMRAAIGRFGLTGKAQVMAMKNLSDGQRSRVIFAWLAYRQPHMLLLDEPTNHLDIETIDSLAEALNEWDGGMVLVSHDFRLINQVAHEIWVCENQAVTRWEGDIMDFKKHLKKRAGLGE, encoded by the exons ATGGTGTCGGATGCGGCGAAGAAGAGAGATGCACAAAAGAAGGCGGCGGCAGCTGCTAGGAGAGGAGGAAAAGGTGCAGCCGCGTCATCCAAGACGGTGGCGACGGCGTCCAAAGCGGCACCGGAGACCAACGGGGTTGATAATTTGACGAACGGAGTGGGGGATCTTCACATATCTGATCGAAATTGCACTGGTGTTTTGTGTTCGCATCCCCTTTCAAGGGATATTCGG ATACAATCTTTATCAGTCACCTTCCACGGACATGATCTCATTGTTGATTCTGAACTGGAGCTCAACTATGGAAG ACGTTATGGGTTGCTGGGACTGAATGGCTGCGGGAAATCTACTCTTCTTACTGCTATAGGGCTTCGGGAACTTCCCATCCCAGAGCACATGGATATTTTTCATCTTTCACGGGAGATTGATGCCTCTGACATGTCTGCTCTTGAGGCCGTCATTAATTGTGATGAAGAGAGGTTGAAATTGGAGAAAGAAGCTGAAGCTTTGGCTGGACAG GATGATGGTGGTGGAGAGCAACTTGAACGAATCTACGAGCGTTTAGAAGCTATGGATGCAGCCACTGCTGAGAAACGTGCTGCTGAGATCTTGTTTGGTCTCGGATTTGATAAGAAAATGCAAGGAAAGAAAACATGTGATTTCTCCGGTGGCTGGAGAATGAGGATTTCTCTTGCGCGAGCCCTATTTATGAATCCAACAATTTTGTTGCTTGATGAACCAACAAACCATCTTG ACCTAGAGGCCTGTGTGTGGTTAGAAGAATCCTTGAAGAATTTCGAGCGCATTCTGGTTGTCATTTCACACTCCCAGGATTTTCTCAATGGTGTATGTACCAATATCATCCACATGCAAAACAAGAAATTGAAGCTCTATACAGGAAACTACGACCAATATGTTCAAACCCGTTCAGAGCTAGAAGAGAACCAGATGAAACAGTATAAGTGGGAGCAGGAGCAGATTGCTTCAATGAAGGAGTACATTGCTCGCTTTGGACACGGTTCAGCTAAGCTAGCCCGTCAAGCACAGAGTAAAGAAAAAACATTGGCTAAGATGGAGCGTGGTGGGCTTACAGAGAAGGTGGGGAGGGACAGTGTCTTGGTTTTCCGGTTTACTGATGTTGGCAAACTTCCTCCTCCTGTTTTACAGTTTTCGGAAGTCGCATTTGGCTACACACCTGAGAACCTCATCTACAAGAACCTTGATTTTGGTGTAGATCTTGATTCCAGGATAGCACTAGTGGGGCCTAATGGAGCTGGAAAGAGCACACTGCTTAAGCTGATGATAGGGGACTTATTCCCCACTGATGGCATGGTTAAGCGGCATAATCACCTTAAAATTGCGCAGTATCACCAGCACTTGGCTGAGAAGCTAGACATGGACATGTCTGCTCTTCAGTACATGATGAGAGAGTACCCTGGGAATGAGGAGGAGAAGATGAGGGCAGCAATTGGGAGGTTTGGCCTCACAGGTAAAGCTCAAGTAATGGCTATGAAGAACTTGTCAGATGGTCAACGTAGTAGGGTGATTTTTGCATGGTTGGCTTATAGGCAACCTCACATGCTGCTGTTGGATGAGCCAACCAACCATCTTGATATTGAGACAATTGACTCACTTGCAGAGGCATTGAATGAATGGGATGGTGGGATGGTTCTAGTGAGTCATGATTTTAGGCTCATAAACCAGGTTGCCCATGAGATATGGGTATGTGAAAATCAGGCTGTTACACGGTGGGAGGGTGATATCATGGACTTCAAGAAACACTTGAAAAAGAGGGCTGGATTGGGCGAGTGA